The proteins below come from a single Amphiura filiformis chromosome 15, Afil_fr2py, whole genome shotgun sequence genomic window:
- the LOC140171093 gene encoding LOW QUALITY PROTEIN: cytochrome P450 2J2-like (The sequence of the model RefSeq protein was modified relative to this genomic sequence to represent the inferred CDS: deleted 2 bases in 1 codon) — protein MAFGIASLDIQTALFCLAAFLIVSWWLRRPKHLPPGPWGWPLVGYLPNLVISIYRTGLTNHEFLAKLARKYGSVFSMYLGGNLVVVLDKHDAVKEAFNNPDLSDRPEVAIYKDLGLGEGLVQASGEPWKHQRRFTLTTLRSFGVGKRSFEENIAEEAKHLSQEVTLLEGLSFDPQSYLTNATANVICCVVFGQRFEYTDSTFRCLLNTLREVMELAGSGALHMFFPIAKYFQPTIYKRLKQCLSTYHEFIDNEIEKHEQEFDAENDHNDYIDVYLKEIQMAKLNTESFIDRHNLAPVIGDLFGAGTGTTSTTLRWAILYMMAYPEIQERVQKELDSVVGRNRLPRLADKTELPFTCATLLEIQRVGSIVPLGVIHYSRNDTTLAGYNIPKGSVVISNLWSVHHDPETWPNPDQFNPERFLDEYGDVMDREELTPFSIGRRICIGEHLAKMALFIFFTHLFHHFTFKKPDGSPPFSFEGINGIVYSPQPFLTHASRREYFGRNRLPRLADKTELPFTCTTLLEIQRVGSIVPLGMLGVIHYSRNDTTLAGYNIPKGSVVISNPWSVHHDSETWPNPDQFNPERFLDEYGDVMDREELTPFSTGRRVCIGEHLAKMELFIFFTHLLHQYTFKKPDDSPPLSFEGINSSVIYSPQPFMTHASRRE, from the exons TGTTTTGTCTAGCTGCATTCCTTATCGTCTCTTGGTGGCTTCGACGACCAAAGCATCTGCCACCAGGACCATGGGGTTGGCCACTGGTTGGATATCTACCAAATCTTGTGATATCTATCTATCGTACTGGACTGACAAACCATGAGTTTCTCGCTAAGTTAGCTCGCAAGTATGGCTCGGTGTTCAGCATGTACTTAGGTGGAAACTTAGTGGTTGTTCTGGACAAGCATGATGCGGTGAAAGAGGCTTTCAACAATCCGGACTTGAGTGATAGACCCGAAGTAGCAATTTATAAGGATTTGGGATTAGGCGAAG GTTTAGTACAAGCATCAGGGGAGCCGTGGAAGCACCAAAGACGTTTTACACTCACCACGTTACGTTCTTTTGGCGTTGGAAAAAGAAGCTTTGAAGAAAATATTGCCGAAGAAGCGAAACACCTATCACAAGAGGTTACCCTTTTAGAAGGGCTGTCTTTTGATCCACAGAGCTATTTAACCAACGCTACAGCTAATGTAATATGCTGTGTTGTTTTTGGTCAACGCTTTGAGTACACCGATTCTACGTTCAGATGTTTGTTGAATACCCTACGTGAGGTTATGGAACTAGCTGGATCGGGTGCTTTGCATATGTTTTTCCCCATAGCCAAGTACTTTCAGCCAACTATTTATAAACGTTTAAAACAGTGCTTGAGCACGTATCATGAGTTTATTGATAATGAAATCGAGAAGCATGAACAAGAGTTTGATGCGGAAAATGATCATAATGATTATATCGATGTTTACCTTAAAGAGATCCAAATGGCTAA ATTGAATACGGAATCCTTCATTGATCGTCATAACTTAGCGCCTGTAATTGGCGATCTTTTTGGAGCAGGGACTGGCACCACTTCCACCACGCTGCGTTGGGCAATACTCTATATGATGGCCTATCCTGAAATACAGGAAAGGGTTCAAAAGGAGCTCGATTCAGTTGTTGGTAGAAACCGCCTACCAAGACTTGCAGACAAGACCGAATTACCCTTCACGTGTGCAACCCTTCTTGAGATTCAGCGTGTTGGGTCCATTGTCCCTTTAGGAGTTATTCATTACAGTAGAAACGACACCACTCTTGCAGGATACAATATCCCTAAAGGCAGCGTGGTTATATCAAATCTATGGAGCGTTCATCATGACCCGGAAACATGGCCGAATCCGGACCAGTTTAACCCAGAAAGATTTCTGGACGAATATGGTGACGTCATGGACAGGGAGGAATTGACTCCATTTTCTATAG GGCGTCGGATTTGTATTGGTGAGCATCTTGCCAAGATGGCGCTCTTCATCTTTTTTACGCATCTTTTTCATCATTTCACATTCAAGAAACCAGACGGTTCCCCGCCATTTTCCTTTGAAGGAATCAATGGCATTGTCTATTCTCCTCAACCGTTCTTGACTCATGCCTCAAGACGtgaat attttggtaGAAACCGCCTACCAAGACTTGCAGACAAGACCGAATTACCCTTCACGTGTACAACCCTTCTTGAGATTCAGCGTGTTGGGTCCATTGTCCCTTTAGGCATGTTAGGAGTTATTCATTACAGTAGAAACGACACCACTCTTGCAGGATACAATATCCCTAAAGGCAGCGTGGTTATATCAAATCCCTGGAGCGTTCATCATGACTCAGAAACATGGCCGAATCCGGACCAGTTCAACCCGGAAAGATTTCTGGATGAATATGGTGACGTCATGGATAGGGAGGAATTGACTCCATTTTCTACAG GTCGTCGGGTTTGTATTGGTGAGCATCTTGCTAAGATGgaactcttcatcttctttacgcatcttcttcatcaatacacattcAAGAAACCAGACGACTCACCACCACTTTCTTTTGAAGGAATCAACAGCAGTGTCATCTACTCACCTCAACCGTTCATGACTCATGCCTCAAGACGAGAATAA
- the LOC140171094 gene encoding uncharacterized protein produces MEVKVKRGRNARGQYGRNHQRKDGCRLPSHDSEANTSYDVLQPKPKGRCKIDESHMSGQRSINICTYNTRTLRTEESLESLIDELRDLKWDIIGLSETKRAGEGIEELKGGAWLYSHGKTEDNRNAKGIGFMIHPKFKDYIKEIKYYSNRVVSLNVQLTANNHLCVVQVYAPTSEYEDEAVEEMYEDVSKAMEESRATYTIVMGDFNAKIGRRQSGEESIMGRYGIGERNRRGEMLLVYATQQNLVIANTFFKKKENRYWTWESPGGKIRNQTDFVLSSQRGILQNCEVITNVDIGSDHRMIRAKILLNKKLARLKFIKNSKKTKLNIMRLKERREEFQLTLKNRFTALDMEDMDMDSRSTLISSIVTEAAEEIAPQERTKKQKTKEDIEIEELDIKRKILREIIDKTTTQKVEYKETVKEVRKKRRQRSRRKRREHIESILESGKGPKQMSKMNSKKTRISQMKDKNGIPTSSREEILNICAEFYQDLYSSHSNQSKPNFLSPDQTDIPNVTVREVETAVKQMKDNKTPGTDDISSDVYKIGGAEIITQLTRLYNQILTEKKIPAAWKEAKIILLHKKGDKEDIKTTDLLVCFHMHIKSSHDSFRIESR; encoded by the coding sequence ATGGAAGTGAAAGTAAAAAGAGGCCGTAATGCCCGAGGCCAATACGGGCGCAACCACCAGAGAAAAGATGGTTGCAGATTGCCCAGTCATGACTCGGAAGCCAACACTTCGTATGACGTTTTGCAGCCAAAGCCGAAAGGACGCTGCAAGATTGATGAGAGCCATATGAGTGGGCAAAGAAGTATTAATATATGTACATATAATACCAGAACTTTAAGGACCGAAGAATCTCTGGAATCACTTATAGATGAACTGAGAGATCTCAAGTGGGACATTATAGGACTGTCAGAGACAAAGCGTGCTGGAGAGGGCATTGAAGAATTGAAAGGAGGAGCATGGCTTTATAGTCATGGGAAAACTGAGGACAACAGGAATGCGAAAGGAATTGGATTCATGATCCATCCAAAATTCAAAGACTATATCAAAGAAATAAAATACTACTCAAATAGAGTTGTTTCACTTAATGTACAACTGACAGCAAACAATCACCTATGTGTAGTGCAAGTGTATGCACCTACCAGCGAATATGAGGATGAAGCAGTAGAAGAAATGTATGAGGATGTGAGTAAGGCGATGGAAGAAAGTAGAGCAACCTACACCATAGTAATGGGAGATTTCAACGCCAAGATAGGTAGACGTCAATCCGGAGAGGAATCAATCATGGGAAGGTATGGAATTGGCGAAAGAAACAGAAGAGGAGAGATGCTACTTGTATATGCTACACAACAAAACCTGGTTATTGCCAACACTttcttcaaaaagaaagaaaacagataCTGGACATGGGAAAGCCCAGGAGGAAAGATCAGGAATCAGACTGATTTTGTACTAAGTAGCCAGAGAGGCATACTACAGAATTGTGAAGTGATCACGAATGTGGACATTGGCAGCGATCACAGGATGATTAGAGCTAAGATACTACTGAACAAGAAACTGGCAAGACTCAAATTCATCAAGAATTCTAAAAAGACCAAACTAAATATAATGCGGCTGAAAGAAAGGAGGGAAGAATTTCAACTAACACTCAAGAATCGATTCACAGCACTGGATATGGAAGATATGGATATGGACTCGAGATCTACACTTATATCCAGCATAGTGACAGAGGCTGCTGAAGAGATAGCACCACAAGaaagaacaaagaaacaaaaaaccaAAGAAGATATTGAGATTGAGGAGCTAGATATTAAAAGAAAGATACTCAGAGAAATCATAGACAAAACTACTACTCAGAAAGTAGAGTACAAGGAAACTGTGAAGGAAGTTAGAAAGAAGAGACGTCAGAGAAGTAGAAGAAAACGAAGAGAACACATTGAGTCCATCCTAGAAAGTGGTAAAGGACCAAAACAGATGTCCAAAATGAACAGTAAGAAAACTAGAATCAGCCAGATGAAAGACAAAAATGGTATTCCTACATCTAGTAGAGAAGAAATACTCAATATCTGTGCAGAGTTTTACCAAGACCTATATAGCTCTCATTCTAACCAAAGTAAACCAAACTTCCTGTCTCCAGATCAAACAGACATACCAAATGTAACTGTTAGAGAAGTAGAGACAgcagtaaaacaaatgaaagacaacaaaaCACCTGGCACTGATGATATATCCAGTGACGTGTATAAGATAGGAGGTGCGGAAATCATCACTCAATTGACAAGACTTTACAACCAAATATTGACAGAAAAGAAGATACCAGCCGCCTGGAAGGAAGCCAAGATTATTCTTCTACATAAGAAAGGAGATAAAGAGGATATCAAAACTACCGACCTATTAGTCTGCTTTCACATGCATATAAAATCTTCACACGACTCATTCAGAATAGAATCAAGATAA